A part of bacterium genomic DNA contains:
- a CDS encoding tRNA 4-thiouridine(8) synthase ThiI, with protein sequence MSKAIGIFSGGLDSMLAVELLRRQAVEVLALTFETPFFGSSRAIESARRLGVDHMVMDITQEHLQVVRNPQFGRGKHMNPCLDCHALMFKKAGELMQKEGYDFIFSGEVLGQRPFSQNFRALEKVAMASGFPDRILRPLSALRLPPSGPEKLGFVERKKLLGLRGRSRKAQMELAEQWGIKDFPSPAGGCLLTDPGFSARLKDLWEKEETWDVRDLHLLSVGRHLRVTPFKKLVVGRNQTENQKLASMATAQDLQVEALDYPGPLVIVPHGGPEEILELAASVCLRYSDAPSHGLHWVKVRKAENEWTLQASPCSPEQTDLWII encoded by the coding sequence ATGAGCAAAGCCATAGGCATATTCAGCGGCGGGCTGGACAGCATGCTGGCCGTGGAACTGCTAAGGCGTCAGGCAGTAGAGGTTTTGGCCCTGACCTTCGAGACCCCTTTCTTTGGAAGCTCCAGGGCAATAGAGTCCGCAAGGCGCCTTGGGGTAGACCACATGGTGATGGACATTACCCAGGAACACCTTCAAGTGGTGAGAAATCCCCAATTCGGTCGTGGGAAGCACATGAATCCATGCCTGGACTGCCATGCCCTCATGTTCAAGAAAGCCGGGGAATTGATGCAAAAGGAGGGTTACGATTTCATCTTTTCAGGGGAGGTTCTGGGGCAGAGGCCCTTTTCACAGAATTTCAGAGCCCTGGAAAAAGTGGCCATGGCTTCTGGTTTCCCGGACAGAATCTTGCGACCTCTAAGCGCACTTAGGCTCCCGCCCAGCGGCCCGGAAAAACTGGGGTTTGTGGAGCGCAAAAAGCTTCTGGGCTTGAGGGGGAGATCCAGGAAAGCACAGATGGAGCTAGCAGAACAATGGGGGATCAAGGATTTCCCGAGCCCCGCTGGGGGATGTCTTTTGACTGACCCGGGATTCTCGGCCAGGCTAAAGGACCTCTGGGAAAAAGAGGAAACCTGGGATGTCAGGGACTTGCATTTGCTCTCTGTGGGAAGACATCTTAGGGTCACCCCTTTCAAGAAACTTGTAGTAGGAAGAAACCAGACAGAAAACCAGAAACTAGCCTCCATGGCCACAGCCCAAGATCTACAGGTGGAAGCCCTGGACTACCCGGGCCCCCTGGTAATAGTTCCTCACGGCGGGCCTGAGGAGATTCTGGAGCTAGCAGCCTCGGTTTGCCTGAGATACAGTGATGCCCCATCCCATGGTCTTCACTGGGTGAAGGTGAGAAAAGCTGAAAACGAGTGGACCTTACAGGCAAGCCCCTGCAGCCCTGAACAGACAGACCTTTGGATCATCTGA
- a CDS encoding nucleotidyltransferase family protein: MNANDIVTKLKELKPTIATRYKVRKIGLFGSFVRGEQEVSSDIDLLAEFEDKADLFDLIGLALYLEEIFQRRVDVVPKQALRPELQESVLQQVVTL; the protein is encoded by the coding sequence ATGAACGCAAACGATATTGTCACCAAGCTAAAAGAATTAAAACCCACAATCGCTACGCGCTATAAAGTGCGAAAAATAGGTCTTTTTGGTTCTTTTGTTCGTGGAGAACAAGAAGTGAGCAGTGACATTGATCTGCTGGCAGAGTTTGAAGACAAGGCAGACTTGTTCGACTTGATCGGGCTGGCATTGTATTTGGAAGAAATATTCCAGCGTAGAGTAGATGTGGTTCCCAAGCAAGCTCTTCGCCCAGAACTGCAAGAATCCGTCCTCCAACAGGTTGTAACTTTATGA
- a CDS encoding DUF86 domain-containing protein, whose translation MRDYTLYLKDILDAIGSIERFIAGMDLEAFQTDDKTASAVMRKLEIIGEAVKQIPDEIREKCPQTPWKEMAGMGDKLIHFYFGVDYRLVWKAITERLPQVKQEIEKILQKAD comes from the coding sequence ATGAGAGACTATACCCTTTATTTGAAGGATATTCTGGATGCCATAGGGAGTATTGAACGCTTTATCGCAGGAATGGATTTGGAGGCATTCCAAACAGACGATAAAACCGCCAGCGCGGTAATGCGAAAGCTTGAAATCATCGGGGAAGCAGTGAAACAGATACCTGATGAAATACGCGAAAAGTGCCCTCAAACTCCATGGAAAGAAATGGCGGGTATGGGAGACAAATTAATCCACTTTTACTTTGGGGTGGACTATCGTCTAGTTTGGAAAGCGATTACAGAACGATTGCCACAAGTCAAGCAAGAAATTGAGAAGATATTGCAAAAGGCGGACTAA
- a CDS encoding nucleotidyltransferase family protein codes for MNPAIAIPKEEIAEFCRTHHIRRLAVFGSALRADFRPDSDIDILVEFEPGHIPGLFGMARLERELSALLGGRKVDLRTPEDLSRYFRQEVMEEAEVQYPQG; via the coding sequence ATGAACCCAGCTATTGCGATACCAAAAGAAGAGATAGCCGAGTTCTGTCGCACCCATCACATTCGGCGCTTGGCCGTGTTCGGTTCGGCATTACGCGCCGATTTTCGGCCGGACAGTGACATTGACATTCTTGTCGAGTTTGAGCCGGGACACATTCCGGGGCTGTTTGGCATGGCCCGCCTGGAGCGGGAACTCTCGGCATTGCTCGGCGGCCGCAAGGTGGATTTGCGTACCCCGGAGGATTTGAGCCGCTACTTCCGCCAGGAGGTGATGGAAGAGGCCGAGGTGCAGTATCCGCAAGGATGA
- a CDS encoding HepT-like ribonuclease domain-containing protein, translating to MLDAAEEAMGFARGRKRSDLNHDRQLVLALVKDIEIIGEAAHQTSDETRAKLPEIPWDDIIGMRHRLVHAYFDINLDILWQTVQNDLPPLVERLGAYLSGRE from the coding sequence GTGCTGGATGCTGCCGAGGAGGCAATGGGATTCGCTCGGGGACGGAAGCGTTCAGACCTGAACCACGACAGGCAACTCGTGCTCGCTCTGGTCAAGGACATCGAAATCATTGGAGAGGCAGCCCACCAAACGTCCGACGAGACGAGAGCAAAACTACCGGAGATTCCCTGGGACGACATCATTGGGATGCGCCATCGCCTGGTACACGCTTACTTCGACATCAACCTGGACATATTGTGGCAAACAGTCCAGAACGACCTCCCACCGTTGGTTGAACGTCTGGGCGCTTATTTGTCGGGCAGGGAATAG
- a CDS encoding ATP-binding protein, with protein sequence MLDIIAIEMQNICMWIPRKYEKTLEAMSRQFPAVLVTGPRQVGKTALVRKVFPNANYVSLDLPAVAFQAETLPQEFLQRYQPPLIIDEVQYAPSLFRYLKVIIDKDKRPGLYILTGSQNILLMEGVSESLAGRCAVLQMLNLSAVELKNAFDHFDENRYLFFGGYPELYSRPEIDPSFWYTSYLSTYLERDVRNILNVGNLRDFDRFLRAVASRTGQILSYSDLARDIGIAPNTAKKWISVLQASGQVFLLEPYYRSMTKRLVKSPKLYLCDTGLAAFLIGFENWEGVSRHPILGALWETHVVMQVVKHFYSQGKAVPIWFWRTSVGEEVDLLIERGGRFIAIECKYAEQVDQSSLKGISSLIKSYGERNIIAGYIASRTTHPYRLTDKVTVVSGSFIHQVLESDTSQG encoded by the coding sequence TTGCTTGACATAATTGCAATAGAGATGCAAAATATTTGCATGTGGATACCGAGAAAGTATGAGAAGACTTTAGAGGCCATGTCTCGGCAATTTCCGGCGGTTTTGGTGACGGGTCCGAGGCAGGTGGGGAAAACTGCACTGGTGCGAAAAGTCTTTCCAAATGCGAATTATGTATCCCTGGATTTGCCCGCTGTAGCCTTCCAAGCCGAAACCTTACCTCAAGAATTCCTTCAGCGTTATCAACCTCCATTGATCATTGATGAGGTGCAGTATGCCCCATCCCTCTTTCGGTACCTCAAGGTGATAATCGACAAGGATAAAAGACCTGGCCTCTACATCCTGACCGGCTCACAGAATATTCTCTTGATGGAAGGGGTGTCCGAAAGTTTAGCAGGCCGATGCGCTGTGTTACAAATGCTGAACCTATCTGCTGTGGAACTGAAGAATGCTTTCGATCACTTCGATGAAAACCGTTATCTCTTCTTTGGTGGGTACCCTGAGCTTTATTCCAGACCGGAGATAGATCCCTCTTTTTGGTATACGTCATACCTGAGCACCTATCTGGAGCGAGATGTTAGAAACATATTAAACGTTGGCAACCTTAGAGATTTTGATCGGTTCTTGAGAGCTGTTGCAAGTCGGACCGGTCAAATTCTTTCTTATTCAGACCTCGCCAGAGACATTGGTATTGCTCCCAATACAGCCAAAAAATGGATTTCTGTGTTGCAGGCCTCTGGACAGGTTTTTCTTCTGGAGCCTTATTACAGGAGCATGACCAAGCGACTGGTGAAGTCTCCAAAGCTTTATCTTTGTGATACAGGACTTGCTGCCTTTCTGATCGGTTTTGAAAATTGGGAAGGAGTTTCAAGGCATCCTATTCTTGGAGCTTTATGGGAGACTCACGTAGTCATGCAGGTTGTTAAGCATTTTTATTCACAGGGGAAGGCAGTGCCGATCTGGTTCTGGAGGACTTCAGTGGGAGAAGAGGTAGATCTTCTTATTGAGCGGGGAGGGCGTTTCATTGCCATTGAGTGTAAGTATGCAGAGCAGGTAGACCAATCCAGTTTGAAAGGAATTAGCTCCCTGATCAAGTCCTACGGGGAAAGAAATATTATTGCAGGATATATTGCGTCAAGAACTACACACCCATACCGCCTGACTGACAAGGTAACTGTGGTTTCGGGAAGTTTTATCCATCAGGTTCTTGAATCTGATACCAGTCAAGGATAA
- a CDS encoding DUF4410 domain-containing protein codes for MIKEVWKMSGPSMSLSWRLILILVLGIITGCSTTGSVTMHESSVPAKAIKGMAVALVVTPSGNDVVIPLRGQVAAQLLGAGLFRSITDESDPNADYKISINLTTIDEVSGVSRVLWGTLAGRNKIAGDVTVIDVRTGQKVRSFSFVGESAAHPFSGKSDIKDAINKAAEEVIKGLVS; via the coding sequence ATGATAAAGGAGGTGTGGAAAATGTCTGGCCCAAGTATGAGTCTTTCATGGAGGCTTATTCTGATACTGGTTCTAGGCATCATAACTGGCTGCAGTACGACTGGCAGCGTTACAATGCACGAATCCTCTGTACCTGCAAAGGCAATCAAGGGAATGGCGGTAGCCTTGGTTGTTACCCCCTCCGGGAATGACGTAGTGATTCCACTTAGGGGGCAAGTGGCCGCACAGCTGCTTGGAGCCGGCCTATTTAGAAGCATTACGGACGAAAGTGACCCAAATGCTGATTACAAAATCTCCATAAACCTGACAACGATTGATGAGGTTTCAGGAGTATCTCGTGTTTTGTGGGGCACTCTAGCCGGACGTAACAAGATCGCAGGCGACGTAACAGTAATCGATGTGAGGACAGGACAAAAAGTCAGATCATTCTCATTTGTTGGTGAATCCGCAGCGCATCCTTTCTCTGGCAAATCTGATATTAAAGACGCCATCAACAAGGCCGCTGAAGAAGTCATTAAGGGGCTAGTGAGCTGA
- the gspF gene encoding type II secretion system inner membrane protein GspF — MPVYEYKALDSRGKKVSGILDADSPRLVRAKLRADGLYLVEIQSASHVEAAPQEPVKTTPLPSLERIFRRVRPQDRAAITRQLATLVGAGIPVVSALDTIIQQMSNKTLRRALVEIREAVMGGSSLAEAMGNHRWLFSDLYVNMVHAGESSGALEAVLHRLADLLERTVKLRNRVQAALFYPITMMGIGVVVLAFLLTYVVPIVTRLFAEAKQRLPRPTVILIGASDFLIHWWWALLLLAAMAFFLLNRILATSGGKLWWDKIKLNLPLLGSLYGRLVIARFARTLGVLLQGGLPLTSSLAIVQHVIDNSHMAQHVERAIQDVNEGEDLTASLERSKSFPAMVIQMISAGERSGTMEEMLLRIAEAYEDEVETRVAALTSLLEPFLILVMGLMVGFIVLAILLPILQMSRLLG, encoded by the coding sequence ATGCCTGTGTATGAGTACAAGGCCTTGGATTCCAGGGGTAAAAAGGTCTCAGGCATCCTGGATGCCGACAGCCCACGCCTGGTCAGGGCCAAGCTGAGGGCAGACGGGCTTTATCTGGTAGAGATCCAGTCTGCATCCCATGTGGAGGCTGCTCCACAGGAACCTGTCAAAACCACCCCCCTGCCCAGTTTGGAGAGAATCTTCAGAAGGGTCAGGCCCCAGGACAGGGCAGCCATCACCCGCCAGCTGGCTACCTTGGTGGGAGCCGGGATTCCAGTTGTCTCCGCCTTGGACACCATCATCCAGCAGATGTCCAACAAAACCTTGAGGAGAGCCCTGGTGGAAATAAGAGAGGCGGTGATGGGAGGGAGTTCCCTGGCCGAGGCCATGGGCAACCACAGGTGGCTTTTCTCTGACCTCTATGTAAACATGGTCCATGCAGGCGAGTCCAGCGGGGCCCTGGAAGCAGTGCTTCACAGGCTGGCAGATCTCTTGGAGAGAACTGTCAAGCTGCGTAACCGGGTGCAGGCCGCCCTGTTTTACCCCATCACCATGATGGGTATCGGAGTGGTGGTCTTGGCTTTTCTGCTGACCTACGTGGTTCCCATAGTGACACGTCTTTTTGCAGAGGCCAAGCAACGTTTGCCGAGACCTACGGTAATACTCATAGGTGCCAGTGACTTTCTGATACATTGGTGGTGGGCGCTACTTTTGCTGGCGGCCATGGCCTTTTTTCTGCTCAACAGGATACTGGCTACATCAGGGGGCAAGCTCTGGTGGGACAAGATCAAGTTGAATCTACCCCTTTTGGGATCTCTTTACGGAAGGTTGGTCATAGCCCGATTTGCCAGAACTCTTGGGGTTCTGCTCCAGGGTGGGCTTCCTCTCACCTCCTCTTTGGCCATTGTCCAACACGTCATAGACAACAGCCACATGGCCCAACATGTGGAGAGGGCGATCCAAGATGTGAATGAAGGAGAGGATCTGACCGCAAGTCTGGAGAGAAGCAAGTCTTTTCCCGCCATGGTGATTCAAATGATATCTGCTGGGGAAAGAAGTGGAACCATGGAAGAGATGTTACTCAGGATAGCCGAGGCTTACGAGGACGAGGTGGAAACAAGGGTTGCCGCCCTCACCTCCCTGCTGGAGCCTTTCTTGATATTGGTCATGGGTTTGATGGTGGGATTTATTGTGCTTGCGATTTTGCTGCCCATCCTGCAGATGAGTAGACTTCTAGGCTGA
- the gspG gene encoding type II secretion system major pseudopilin GspG: MSSGARRHSVPSCRQGQFESSGGFTLIELMVVIAILGILAALVAPSIIGRKEDAMRAAAKTQIKNFEQALKLFYVDNGFYPSTEQGLNALVEKPSIGRIPARWREGGYLESKTVPKDPWGHPYVYISPGIHNRDFDIISYGADGQEGGEGKDADIQSWALEEN, encoded by the coding sequence ATGTCCTCAGGAGCCAGGAGGCATTCGGTTCCCAGTTGCCGGCAAGGGCAGTTTGAAAGCTCTGGGGGTTTTACCCTCATCGAGTTGATGGTTGTCATAGCCATCCTGGGTATTTTGGCTGCGTTGGTGGCCCCCTCTATCATAGGCAGGAAAGAAGATGCCATGAGGGCAGCTGCCAAGACCCAAATCAAGAACTTCGAACAGGCCTTGAAGCTCTTTTACGTGGACAACGGTTTCTACCCCTCTACCGAGCAGGGGCTCAATGCCTTGGTGGAGAAGCCCAGCATAGGACGCATTCCAGCGCGCTGGAGGGAGGGGGGCTACCTTGAGAGCAAGACCGTGCCCAAGGATCCCTGGGGCCATCCCTATGTTTACATATCCCCAGGGATCCACAACCGTGACTTCGATATCATTTCCTACGGAGCCGACGGTCAAGAGGGCGGGGAAGGAAAAGATGCGGACATCCAGAGCTGGGCCCTGGAGGAGAATTGA
- a CDS encoding prepilin-type N-terminal cleavage/methylation domain-containing protein translates to MILQTGFTLLEVTLSLAVLALALTALSTLQARNLTLTAEDKLLTEATLAGRDLLTRIQTGQIPLQDLEGDLGEDHPGWRWSLRLEDLGTEGLARMEMTLFKPEMPPERAVRFWLVVYKKPLP, encoded by the coding sequence TTGATCCTGCAGACTGGGTTCACTCTCTTGGAGGTCACCCTCTCATTGGCTGTGCTTGCCCTGGCCCTGACTGCTCTGTCCACACTTCAGGCCAGGAATCTGACCCTCACCGCTGAGGACAAACTCCTGACCGAGGCCACCTTGGCCGGACGTGACCTCCTCACCAGGATCCAGACCGGCCAGATCCCCCTGCAGGATCTGGAAGGAGACCTGGGAGAAGATCATCCTGGCTGGCGCTGGAGCCTTCGTTTGGAGGACCTGGGTACAGAAGGCCTGGCGCGCATGGAAATGACCCTTTTCAAACCAGAGATGCCACCTGAAAGGGCTGTGAGGTTCTGGTTGGTGGTTTATAAGAAGCCTTTGCCATGA
- a CDS encoding prepilin-type N-terminal cleavage/methylation domain-containing protein, with protein MNIRVFTEAWQRKLGRLSLFRGEQGLGEGRMCRPGKRQAGFTLLEIFVAMSLLLVVLATVYSSFQVHVSTMERAIQVHRLNQVARISLSMLARDLQRIFWPVLSAQEALELFEEDEEELEEELEKIGPVDMESLEDQELYFLVQPIQEAGRPWYRMIFLSQSIPGGLLPDQYPWVHAVEYRLAKDQDTGRPVLVRREDPAPTRDILSGGEEWALSEAVVAFEVLCLSPTGELVPQWDSRVTRTLPAAVLVKLWVQDPADPGQEPALYTLRVSLPPSPELPGSESP; from the coding sequence ATGAACATAAGGGTCTTCACAGAAGCCTGGCAGAGAAAACTGGGTAGGCTCTCCCTTTTCCGGGGTGAGCAAGGCCTTGGGGAGGGCAGGATGTGCAGGCCTGGGAAAAGGCAAGCCGGATTCACCCTTCTTGAGATCTTTGTGGCCATGTCACTGCTTTTGGTGGTTTTGGCAACAGTTTACAGTAGCTTCCAGGTGCATGTGAGCACCATGGAGAGAGCCATCCAGGTTCATCGCCTGAACCAGGTGGCTCGTATAAGCCTTTCCATGTTGGCTAGAGACCTGCAAAGGATCTTCTGGCCCGTGTTGTCGGCTCAGGAGGCTTTGGAGCTCTTTGAGGAAGATGAAGAAGAACTGGAGGAAGAGCTTGAAAAAATAGGGCCTGTGGACATGGAAAGCCTGGAAGATCAAGAGCTCTATTTCCTGGTTCAGCCCATCCAGGAAGCAGGCAGGCCATGGTACAGGATGATCTTTCTTTCCCAGAGCATACCTGGTGGCCTGCTGCCGGATCAGTATCCATGGGTCCACGCCGTGGAATACCGCCTGGCCAAAGACCAGGATACAGGCAGGCCTGTGTTGGTTCGCAGGGAAGATCCGGCCCCCACCCGCGACATCCTTTCAGGGGGGGAGGAGTGGGCTCTTTCCGAGGCGGTGGTGGCCTTTGAGGTCTTATGTTTGAGCCCAACAGGAGAGCTGGTCCCCCAATGGGACTCGCGCGTCACCCGCACTTTGCCTGCAGCGGTTCTGGTGAAACTCTGGGTCCAAGACCCAGCGGATCCAGGCCAGGAGCCTGCGCTTTATACTTTGAGGGTGTCCTTGCCTCCATCCCCAGAACTCCCCGGCTCGGAGAGCCCATGA
- the gspK gene encoding type II secretion system minor pseudopilin GspK, which produces MKKSNAQRDSGMALVVSLMIILLLAVLVHRFTFTSRVQVAAAANLRDQFQAECMALSGLEAAMAVLAMDDTEEVDHLGEPWALFRGSPELSLPETEEGGFLVWIQDENSKINLNRIVGKDGTTTDMFIRRQLDRLLSFFGVPSDMRDSLLDCLEDWIDSDDLQKLNGAEDQYYMSLERPYHAANRPLRTVGELYLVKGWQEVLEVKLESGVKITDLLTVNPTGGRINVNTASALVLQSLSPEIDDSTALQVIALREEAPLAGPQLLPPPFRRGGVSTHIQFSGSLFLIQSQGLFRRAVSNAQMVVARGVQQWKVLARRIE; this is translated from the coding sequence ATGAAAAAGAGCAATGCCCAAAGAGACTCTGGCATGGCTCTGGTAGTGAGCCTTATGATCATCCTGTTGCTGGCAGTTCTGGTGCATCGCTTTACATTTACTAGCAGGGTCCAGGTGGCTGCAGCAGCCAATCTCAGGGATCAATTCCAGGCAGAATGCATGGCTCTCTCGGGTCTGGAGGCAGCCATGGCAGTGCTGGCCATGGATGACACTGAGGAGGTGGATCACTTGGGGGAACCCTGGGCTCTCTTTAGAGGCAGCCCTGAGCTCTCACTTCCAGAAACTGAAGAAGGCGGATTCCTGGTATGGATCCAGGACGAGAACTCAAAGATAAACCTGAACCGTATAGTGGGCAAAGATGGCACCACAACCGATATGTTCATCAGAAGGCAGTTGGACAGACTCCTGAGTTTCTTCGGAGTTCCTTCAGATATGCGGGACTCCTTGTTGGATTGCCTGGAGGACTGGATCGACTCCGATGATCTCCAGAAGCTCAATGGTGCCGAGGACCAATACTACATGTCTCTGGAGAGGCCCTACCATGCTGCCAACAGACCCCTTAGGACAGTGGGAGAGCTGTACCTGGTAAAGGGGTGGCAGGAGGTATTGGAAGTGAAGCTGGAAAGCGGAGTCAAGATAACCGACTTGCTAACTGTGAACCCCACAGGAGGACGTATCAATGTTAATACGGCCTCTGCCTTGGTGCTCCAAAGCCTTTCCCCTGAGATAGATGACTCTACTGCCTTGCAGGTCATAGCCCTTCGTGAAGAAGCTCCCCTGGCTGGCCCTCAGCTTCTTCCACCGCCTTTTAGAAGAGGTGGGGTCTCCACACACATCCAGTTCTCTGGTAGCCTGTTTCTAATTCAAAGCCAGGGCCTTTTCCGAAGGGCCGTGTCCAACGCACAGATGGTTGTGGCCAGGGGAGTCCAGCAATGGAAGGTCCTGGCCAGGAGGATAGAGTGA
- the gspL gene encoding type II secretion system protein GspL has translation MWARRILGLDLGTSSAKVVQLTISPKGKPFVARAALVEDRAELASLLSDKQWRRPSDPIHAALPSDRVIHRPLSLPFKDSSKIIQALPYELEGEVPFAAEDMVAAFFPQGPFRQESGQPLLAMAVPRQSIQSRLQELGELGVDPCVLEPDAAALARLVLCSGLEASGGFVVMETGASKTNLLFFQEGSLKTLRSIPRGMAGQEGGLQQELILELERTFLAFQSRGKAQGLQALYLCGGIVQDPKAMEQIRERWRLPVVVLDTLPGWTSQTSMEQAVSPSRFATALGLALYGLNKATMGSNLRLGEFHYRPGMAAMKGRILVAAALVSAALGLGIADIETKVSLRQKQLYALQQETRGLFRQAFPEVTQVVDPVLQMQRLLEERKAKHLNFLSQDPRTTVLELLREISVREQARTLRITELDISGENVNIRGEATAYDVIEKAKDHWSASPLLDAVEVKNAKKNPKSQLWDFQCSARRKVS, from the coding sequence ATGTGGGCCAGAAGAATCCTGGGGCTCGATCTTGGGACTTCCTCAGCCAAGGTGGTCCAGCTGACTATATCCCCCAAGGGAAAGCCCTTTGTGGCCAGGGCAGCCCTGGTGGAGGACAGGGCTGAACTGGCCTCTCTCCTTTCGGATAAACAGTGGAGAAGGCCATCGGATCCCATTCATGCAGCTCTACCCTCGGACAGGGTGATCCACAGGCCTCTGAGCCTGCCCTTCAAAGATTCCAGCAAGATTATCCAGGCCCTGCCTTACGAGTTGGAAGGTGAAGTTCCCTTTGCAGCAGAAGATATGGTTGCCGCCTTTTTCCCCCAGGGCCCATTCCGTCAGGAGTCCGGCCAGCCCTTGCTGGCCATGGCCGTGCCCAGGCAATCAATTCAGTCCCGACTCCAGGAACTAGGCGAGCTGGGCGTGGACCCCTGTGTGCTGGAGCCTGACGCTGCGGCCTTGGCCCGTTTGGTGCTTTGTTCGGGGCTGGAAGCATCTGGAGGCTTCGTTGTGATGGAAACAGGAGCCTCCAAGACCAACCTGCTATTCTTTCAGGAGGGATCCCTCAAGACCCTAAGATCAATACCCAGAGGAATGGCCGGCCAGGAAGGTGGCCTCCAACAGGAGCTGATCCTGGAGCTGGAACGCACTTTCTTGGCGTTTCAGAGCCGTGGGAAGGCTCAAGGGCTTCAAGCCCTTTATCTGTGTGGAGGAATTGTTCAGGACCCAAAAGCTATGGAACAGATCAGGGAGCGATGGAGGCTCCCTGTGGTGGTTTTGGACACATTGCCCGGATGGACTTCTCAGACCTCCATGGAGCAGGCAGTTTCTCCCAGCAGATTTGCCACAGCCTTGGGGCTGGCGCTTTACGGGCTGAACAAGGCCACCATGGGCTCCAACCTGCGCCTGGGAGAATTCCATTACAGGCCTGGAATGGCTGCCATGAAGGGCAGGATCTTAGTTGCTGCAGCTCTAGTGAGTGCAGCTCTGGGGCTTGGCATTGCTGATATTGAAACCAAGGTGAGCCTCAGGCAAAAGCAACTATACGCTCTGCAGCAAGAAACCCGCGGGCTTTTTCGTCAAGCCTTTCCAGAGGTGACCCAAGTCGTGGATCCAGTGCTCCAGATGCAGCGGCTCTTGGAGGAAAGAAAGGCAAAGCATCTCAATTTCCTCTCACAGGACCCCAGAACCACGGTGCTGGAGCTCTTGAGGGAGATCAGCGTGAGGGAGCAGGCCCGCACATTGCGCATCACGGAGTTGGACATCTCGGGGGAGAATGTAAATATTAGGGGCGAAGCCACAGCCTATGACGTCATAGAGAAGGCCAAAGACCATTGGTCTGCTTCTCCTCTGCTGGATGCTGTGGAGGTGAAAAACGCCAAGAAGAATCCCAAGAGCCAACTATGGGATTTCCAGTGCAGTGCACGAAGGAAAGTCTCATGA
- a CDS encoding DMT family transporter, with protein MILIVLGAGIVAISWSAIFVRLCEAPAMVIASYRLALSVFMLTPLWLLARSKGPAVSNSKEMKWVLLSGFCLALHFLAWIEAVQRAPVAIAVTLSSTHPIMVGLLSRLFLMEPFGVWRALGASLAVVGAAGIAWETKTQGVQGIAGYLLALGAAFFFSAYMMLGRKLRPKMQLMEYLFFTYGSAALWLVIAMGLSGLPFTGYSPRTYLMFALLALVPTAIGHSCLNWALRHVSATLVAVSVLGEPLGASFLAWAFLEEKITLWRMVFGALVLGGIYAASKAETWEASRLFRRQSAGKAVAERP; from the coding sequence ATGATTCTCATTGTTTTGGGAGCAGGGATTGTTGCCATAAGCTGGTCGGCGATTTTTGTCAGGCTCTGCGAGGCCCCGGCCATGGTGATAGCCTCTTATCGGTTGGCGCTTTCTGTTTTTATGTTAACACCACTTTGGTTACTGGCCAGGTCCAAAGGGCCGGCAGTTTCCAACAGCAAGGAAATGAAATGGGTATTGCTTTCCGGATTTTGCCTGGCTTTGCACTTCTTGGCCTGGATAGAGGCTGTCCAGAGGGCTCCGGTGGCCATAGCAGTTACCTTATCCTCGACACACCCCATAATGGTGGGCCTTCTTTCCAGGCTCTTTTTGATGGAGCCCTTTGGGGTATGGAGAGCACTGGGGGCATCACTGGCAGTGGTAGGTGCAGCGGGCATTGCCTGGGAGACCAAAACCCAGGGGGTTCAAGGGATCGCAGGATACCTCTTGGCCCTGGGAGCAGCCTTCTTTTTTTCTGCATACATGATGCTGGGCCGAAAGCTACGGCCCAAGATGCAACTCATGGAATACCTTTTCTTCACGTACGGCTCAGCAGCCCTATGGCTTGTTATTGCCATGGGTTTGAGCGGATTACCCTTCACTGGTTACTCCCCCAGGACCTACCTCATGTTTGCATTGCTTGCCTTGGTCCCTACGGCCATAGGCCATTCCTGTCTGAACTGGGCCCTGAGGCATGTTTCAGCCACCTTGGTGGCGGTAAGTGTGCTGGGTGAACCCCTGGGAGCTTCATTTTTGGCATGGGCTTTCTTGGAGGAAAAGATAACCTTGTGGAGGATGGTGTTTGGCGCTCTGGTCCTGGGCGGTATCTATGCAGCTTCCAAAGCAGAGACATGGGAGGCCTCTAGACTCTTCAGGAGACAATCAGCTGGCAAGGCCGTGGCCGAGCGGCCATGA